A stretch of the Tautonia marina genome encodes the following:
- a CDS encoding rhomboid family intramembrane serine protease: protein MVMPLGDMHPTRITPWVNYALIAANILVFVLQASLPEQFTISYAATPYEITRNVDLTEPVTLAVEVEVPDAFGNVRIVEREEVLPQGAVPFPVWLTLFSSIFMHGGLAHLGGNMLYLWIFGDNVEESLGHVRYVLVYLACGLVASLSHVAIGPDSMIPSLGASGAISGVMGMYLVWFPQNRVRVLLGRVITTMPASLVIGLWIVMQLALGIGDLSTSGQGGGVAYAAHVGGAAAGIFFGLAFRSRAERGGEVPLQLGWASRQTRSGYPPR from the coding sequence ATGGTCATGCCGCTGGGTGACATGCACCCGACCCGGATCACTCCCTGGGTCAATTATGCGTTGATCGCCGCGAACATCCTCGTGTTCGTGCTCCAGGCGAGCCTGCCGGAGCAGTTCACCATTTCTTACGCGGCCACACCGTACGAGATCACCCGGAATGTCGATCTGACCGAGCCGGTCACGCTGGCCGTCGAGGTTGAGGTGCCCGACGCCTTCGGCAACGTCCGGATCGTCGAGCGCGAGGAGGTCTTGCCGCAAGGGGCGGTGCCGTTTCCGGTCTGGCTGACCCTGTTCTCGTCGATCTTCATGCACGGCGGGCTGGCCCACCTGGGCGGCAACATGCTGTATCTCTGGATCTTCGGCGACAACGTCGAGGAATCGCTCGGCCACGTTCGGTATGTGCTGGTCTATCTGGCGTGCGGCCTGGTGGCGAGCCTCTCGCACGTGGCGATCGGGCCGGATTCGATGATCCCGAGCCTCGGAGCCTCGGGGGCGATCTCGGGAGTGATGGGGATGTACCTCGTCTGGTTTCCGCAGAATCGCGTGCGAGTCCTGCTGGGACGGGTCATCACCACGATGCCGGCCTCGCTGGTCATCGGCCTCTGGATTGTGATGCAACTGGCCCTGGGCATCGGCGACCTCTCGACCTCAGGCCAGGGCGGCGGCGTGGCCTATGCGGCGCATGTGGGAGGGGCGGCGGCAGGCATCTTCTTCGGCCTGGCCTTCCGCAGTCGGGCCGAGCGGGGGGGCGAGGTGCCGCTGCAACTCGGCTGGGCCTCGCGTCAAACTCGATCCGGGTATCCTCCTCGCTAA
- a CDS encoding DUF1501 domain-containing protein, which produces MRIDLGSAGSYCDRVSRRSFLQLGVAGMASVGLPGLLAAREASAQRGLLKKDTSVILIWLDGGPGHMDMYDMKPEAPEQYRGIWKPIPTVVPGFEVTELFPMQAQHTDKFSIVRSLHHDTGDHFAGAHRILTTKEMGVSGANTTPKFPSLGSIVAREVGPRKPGMPAYASVPIASSVGLNPGYFGGNLLGMQYDPYQPGGDPNAANYTVGDLTLKAGMSIDRLEDRRALRQRLDDALRQRDALPVDTSVDQFTEQAFDFVTGPAAREAFDISKEDPRLRDRYGRHSWGQSTLLARRLVESGVTFVTVHLGGWDHHWDLEAGMNRYLPMVDSLVSSLFDDLHQRGLLDSTLVMLCGEFSRTPKMNDGGNGGPPGSMGTPGRDHWGNAMFCLLGGGGVKGGQLVGSTDRLGQFPHDRPITPSNLHATIYHVLGIDPHLQVLDQLDRPVSVLDDPEPIHELI; this is translated from the coding sequence GTGCGCATCGACCTCGGATCGGCGGGATCGTACTGCGATCGCGTGAGCCGGCGGAGCTTCCTGCAACTGGGCGTGGCCGGGATGGCCAGTGTCGGGTTGCCGGGCTTACTGGCGGCGAGAGAGGCTTCGGCCCAGCGAGGGCTGCTGAAGAAGGACACCTCGGTCATCTTGATCTGGCTTGACGGCGGGCCGGGTCACATGGACATGTACGACATGAAGCCGGAGGCCCCCGAGCAGTACCGGGGGATCTGGAAGCCGATCCCAACGGTCGTTCCCGGGTTCGAGGTCACCGAGCTGTTCCCGATGCAGGCCCAGCACACCGATAAGTTCTCAATCGTTCGGTCGCTCCATCACGACACCGGCGACCACTTTGCCGGGGCGCATCGCATCCTGACGACCAAGGAGATGGGCGTCTCGGGGGCGAACACGACGCCGAAGTTCCCGTCGCTCGGCTCGATCGTGGCGCGGGAGGTCGGCCCCCGCAAGCCGGGGATGCCTGCGTATGCGTCGGTTCCCATTGCCAGCAGTGTCGGCCTGAATCCGGGGTACTTCGGGGGCAACCTGCTCGGCATGCAGTACGACCCATACCAGCCGGGCGGCGACCCGAACGCGGCGAACTACACCGTCGGCGACCTGACCTTGAAGGCCGGGATGAGCATTGATCGCCTCGAAGATCGTCGCGCCCTGCGGCAGCGGCTCGACGACGCCCTGCGGCAGCGCGATGCCCTGCCGGTCGATACCTCGGTTGATCAGTTCACCGAGCAGGCGTTTGACTTCGTGACCGGCCCGGCCGCTCGCGAGGCGTTCGACATCAGCAAGGAAGACCCGAGGCTCCGCGACCGCTACGGCCGCCACTCTTGGGGGCAGAGCACCCTGCTCGCCCGGCGGCTGGTCGAGTCCGGTGTGACATTCGTCACCGTTCACCTGGGCGGCTGGGACCACCACTGGGATCTCGAAGCGGGGATGAACCGCTACCTGCCGATGGTCGACTCGCTCGTCTCGTCGCTCTTTGACGACCTACACCAGCGCGGCTTGCTCGACTCGACCCTGGTCATGCTCTGTGGAGAGTTCAGCCGGACGCCGAAGATGAACGACGGCGGCAACGGCGGGCCTCCCGGCAGCATGGGCACCCCGGGCCGAGACCACTGGGGCAACGCCATGTTTTGCCTGCTCGGCGGCGGCGGCGTGAAGGGCGGGCAGCTCGTCGGCTCGACCGACCGGCTCGGCCAGTTCCCGCACGATCGCCCGATTACGCCGTCGAACCTGCACGCGACGATCTATCACGTTCTCGGAATCGACCCCCACTTGCAGGTCCTCGATCAGCTCGACCGCCCGGTGTCGGTACTCGACGACCCCGAGCCGATTCACGAGCTGATCTGA